The Clostridium chauvoei genome has a window encoding:
- the mreD gene encoding rod shape-determining protein MreD has protein sequence MKKWILILISIGLLILDNSLMPFLAIKGAFPSLLFMFAIAYSIIKGKKEAIFIGVLAGILQDIFFYNMFGVNALSNMLLCYLAAIIGENIYKNRKLIPVITGLVASLLKVLLIYVIFRFSKQYLNINIALFSTIYNTVVMFIFYNLVFKLCDNEYSINSWRIK, from the coding sequence ATGAAAAAGTGGATTTTAATTTTAATTTCAATAGGACTATTAATTTTAGATAATTCTCTTATGCCATTTTTAGCAATAAAAGGAGCTTTTCCAAGTTTATTATTTATGTTTGCTATAGCGTATTCTATTATTAAAGGTAAAAAAGAAGCTATATTTATAGGAGTTTTAGCAGGGATACTTCAAGATATATTTTTTTATAATATGTTTGGAGTAAATGCACTATCAAACATGTTATTATGTTATTTAGCTGCAATTATAGGAGAAAACATTTATAAAAATAGAAAGTTAATACCTGTAATAACAGGATTAGTAGCATCTTTATTAAAGGTATTACTTATATATGTGATTTTTAGATTTAGTAAACAATACTTAAATATTAATATAGCATTGTTTTCAACAATATATAATACTGTTGTAATGTTTATTTTCTATAATCTTGTATTTAAACTTTGTGATAATGAATATAGTATTAATTCATGGAGGATTAAATGA
- a CDS encoding penicillin-binding transpeptidase domain-containing protein, whose protein sequence is MIVKGLKKKRTISRYLGLNIIMLIIFFVIISKLIYIQVYKNEEYKEKADISSTRFISEKAPRGKIYDSEGNILATNIQTYALTYTNAEESEKYFYRTMDSVFKILSDNGEKFQDDLLLKIDSNSKFYYEFKSSDAEVRKSVELRFKRDRGLNENIEKRLYGNKKEDFTDEEVAKVDEELLKISSQDVFYELVKIYNIYELINSEPTKEEQKAFDDMSGKEMTELLLQKYSIYDIRNYMVIKDAIKMQSFKGYRAVNISSNIKKDTAFIIYQKLNDLPGIDVTLEPIRYYPYNNLASAAIGYVSSIDSSNKKNYELRGYDVSSDLIGVSGIESAFENELKGDKGGTTVKVNSKGRVTEELFKLESYPGNDVHLTIDKRVQYAAQEAMKDTLERIRQEGQIGATRGAAVAIEANTGRIIAMVSYPDYNPNLFSVPGSLTPEETQKYFSPDLDSFGKEYIAKTNAAGGLNGVFPLNEETGLREDKYDIYPRSFFNYATQGLIPPGSVFKPLTSIIGLQEGVITPNEIIVDRGEFKEHPDVLGEGFAPQCMIYTTSRSTHGATDLRKALQVSCNYYYYEVGYRLYMKNGANIGALDSIAKYAWKFGLGVDPESKQNASTGLEVNENFGQTYNFESWKNRFIPSVMFQLVDYLKTGNYNGCVYFVPLDIEKSESDSEELMDAKKALKDKITTALGKVGTKEQRRDTDNFAKELEPDIKNIMKVSDKYKEEVKAYEVKNGKKVNLDDEVESVAEAIARFTIDDKTTEIISAAQIVYDSIGQSMNAFTPVQIANYMATLVNGGTRYKVHMVDKITSPTGEVMQEFKPEVLDTINISPDNVQAIKEGMYGVNTDPANGVAYQCFGNFPFKVGGKTGTADFSTEGTEVGQYGFLGRQPYGNYLSFAPLENPKLVVFTTVYDGKKGSSAATIARAIYESYFKDELLKMDPNYAAKSASFKKYVVDCPLKDNKPKDDVDKTKDKAQ, encoded by the coding sequence ATGATAGTAAAAGGACTCAAAAAGAAAAGGACTATATCTAGATATTTGGGGCTAAATATCATAATGCTTATAATCTTTTTTGTAATAATTTCAAAACTTATATATATTCAAGTTTATAAAAATGAAGAGTATAAGGAAAAAGCTGATATTAGTTCAACAAGATTCATATCAGAAAAGGCACCAAGAGGTAAAATATATGATAGTGAAGGAAATATATTAGCTACGAATATCCAAACTTATGCTTTGACATATACAAATGCAGAAGAATCGGAAAAATATTTTTATAGAACAATGGATTCTGTATTTAAGATATTAAGTGATAATGGGGAAAAATTTCAAGATGATTTACTACTAAAGATAGATAGTAATTCGAAATTTTATTATGAATTTAAGTCATCAGATGCAGAAGTAAGAAAAAGCGTAGAACTACGTTTTAAAAGAGATAGAGGATTAAATGAGAATATAGAAAAAAGATTATATGGTAATAAGAAAGAAGATTTTACAGATGAAGAAGTAGCAAAAGTAGATGAAGAATTACTAAAAATTTCTTCGCAAGATGTTTTTTATGAGTTAGTAAAAATTTATAATATATATGAACTTATAAATTCTGAACCTACTAAAGAAGAGCAAAAAGCTTTTGATGATATGAGTGGCAAAGAAATGACAGAGTTACTCCTTCAAAAATACTCAATTTACGATATAAGAAATTATATGGTTATTAAAGATGCAATAAAAATGCAGAGTTTTAAAGGATATAGAGCTGTTAATATTTCTTCTAATATAAAGAAGGATACAGCCTTCATAATTTATCAAAAACTTAATGATCTACCAGGTATAGATGTTACACTAGAGCCAATAAGATACTACCCTTATAATAATTTAGCTTCAGCAGCTATAGGATATGTATCATCAATTGATAGTTCAAATAAAAAGAATTATGAGTTAAGAGGCTATGATGTATCATCAGATTTAATTGGGGTTTCTGGTATAGAATCAGCTTTTGAAAATGAACTTAAAGGTGATAAAGGTGGTACAACCGTTAAGGTAAATTCAAAAGGTAGAGTTACTGAAGAACTTTTTAAATTAGAATCATATCCAGGAAACGATGTTCATTTAACAATAGATAAAAGGGTTCAATATGCAGCTCAAGAAGCTATGAAAGATACTTTAGAGCGTATAAGACAAGAAGGACAAATAGGAGCAACAAGAGGAGCAGCTGTAGCTATAGAAGCTAATACAGGAAGAATTATAGCTATGGTTAGTTATCCAGACTATAATCCTAATTTATTTTCAGTTCCAGGAAGTTTAACACCAGAGGAAACACAAAAATATTTTAGTCCTGATTTAGATTCATTTGGTAAGGAATATATAGCAAAAACTAATGCCGCAGGGGGATTAAATGGCGTATTTCCTTTAAATGAAGAAACAGGATTAAGAGAAGATAAATATGATATTTATCCTAGAAGCTTCTTCAATTATGCTACACAAGGGTTAATACCTCCAGGATCAGTATTTAAGCCATTAACATCAATAATAGGATTACAAGAAGGAGTTATAACTCCAAATGAAATTATAGTAGATAGAGGAGAGTTTAAGGAACATCCAGATGTCTTAGGAGAAGGCTTTGCTCCACAATGTATGATATATACAACATCAAGATCTACTCACGGAGCAACAGATTTAAGAAAGGCTTTACAAGTTTCATGTAACTATTATTATTATGAAGTTGGATATAGATTATATATGAAAAATGGTGCTAATATTGGAGCTTTAGATAGTATAGCAAAATATGCATGGAAATTTGGATTAGGTGTTGACCCAGAAAGCAAACAAAATGCATCAACTGGATTAGAGGTAAATGAAAACTTTGGACAGACTTATAATTTTGAGTCTTGGAAAAATAGATTTATACCATCTGTTATGTTCCAATTAGTGGATTACTTAAAAACAGGTAATTATAATGGTTGTGTGTACTTTGTACCATTAGATATTGAAAAATCAGAATCAGATAGTGAAGAACTAATGGATGCAAAGAAAGCTTTAAAAGATAAAATAACAACTGCCTTAGGAAAGGTTGGAACTAAAGAACAAAGAAGAGATACTGATAACTTCGCTAAAGAGTTAGAACCAGATATTAAGAATATTATGAAGGTATCAGATAAATACAAAGAAGAAGTAAAAGCATACGAAGTTAAAAATGGTAAAAAGGTAAACTTAGATGATGAAGTTGAATCAGTAGCAGAAGCTATTGCTAGATTTACAATTGATGATAAAACTACAGAAATTATTTCAGCAGCACAAATAGTTTACGATTCAATAGGACAAAGTATGAATGCATTTACTCCAGTACAAATAGCAAATTATATGGCTACTTTAGTAAATGGAGGAACAAGATATAAAGTTCACATGGTGGATAAAATAACATCGCCTACAGGTGAAGTTATGCAAGAATTTAAGCCAGAAGTTTTAGATACTATAAATATTTCACCTGATAATGTACAAGCGATTAAAGAGGGAATGTATGGAGTTAATACAGATCCTGCCAATGGTGTGGCTTATCAATGTTTTGGAAATTTCCCATTTAAAGTAGGGGGTAAGACAGGTACGGCCGATTTTAGTACAGAAGGAACTGAGGTTGGACAATATGGATTCTTAGGAAGACAACCTTATGGTAATTACTTAAGCTTTGCTCCATTAGAAAATCCTAAACTTGTAGTATTTACAACAGTTTATGATGGTAAAAAAGGTAGTTCAGCAGCTACTATAGCAAGAGCTATATATGAGTCATATTTTAAGGATGAATTACTAAAAATGGATCCAAATTATGCAGCAAAATCAGCATCATTTAAAAAGTATGTGGTAGATTGTCCATTAAAAGATAATAAACCTAAAGATGATGTAGATAAAACAAAAGATAAAGCACAATAA
- the minD gene encoding septum site-determining protein MinD has translation MGISIVITSGKGGVGKTTTTANIGTALAALGKKVVVVDGDTGLRNLDVLMGLENRIVYTITDVIENRCRLKQALIKDKRYQNLCLLPTAQTKDKDDIRPQDMLKLVNSLKEDFDYILIDCPAGIEQGFENSVVGADRAVVVVNPEITSVRDADRVIGKLDAKGLEEHSVLINRLNYEMTQRGDMLDISDIIETLSIELLGVVPDDKNITVSTNKGEPIVLDEKSMSGQAFRNIAKRLTGEEVPLMDLREENEGFFASLKKLFKRK, from the coding sequence ATGGGAATTTCGATAGTTATTACGTCAGGTAAGGGTGGCGTTGGAAAAACAACAACTACAGCGAATATTGGGACTGCTCTAGCTGCACTAGGTAAAAAAGTAGTAGTAGTAGACGGTGATACAGGGCTTAGAAACCTAGATGTATTAATGGGCTTAGAAAATAGAATAGTCTATACTATAACAGATGTTATTGAAAATAGATGTAGACTTAAACAAGCATTGATAAAAGATAAGAGATATCAAAATCTTTGTTTATTACCAACAGCTCAAACAAAAGATAAAGATGATATTAGACCACAAGATATGTTAAAGCTAGTTAATAGCTTAAAAGAAGATTTTGATTATATTTTAATAGATTGTCCGGCAGGTATAGAGCAAGGGTTTGAAAATTCAGTTGTTGGAGCTGATAGAGCAGTTGTAGTTGTAAATCCAGAAATAACATCAGTTAGAGATGCGGATAGAGTTATCGGAAAATTAGATGCAAAAGGTTTAGAAGAACATTCAGTTTTAATAAACAGATTAAATTACGAAATGACTCAACGAGGAGATATGTTAGATATTTCAGACATAATAGAAACTTTATCTATCGAATTATTAGGAGTTGTTCCGGATGATAAAAATATAACAGTTTCAACTAATAAAGGTGAACCAATAGTATTAGATGAAAAGTCTATGTCAGGACAAGCTTTTAGAAATATAGCAAAAAGGCTAACAGGAGAAGAAGTTCCTCTAATGGATTTAAGAGAAGAGAATGAAGGATTCTTTGCGTCATTAAAGAAATTATTTAAGAGAAAATAA
- the minC gene encoding septum site-determining protein MinC gives MMDDRIQIRGNKEGINAIIEMEKFSNFNEMLDLLIDKLTAGKSFYKGSSLKITANLNKVNEIDIKKLKDTLFEEILIKECTFEEYKKDEEKDSKIFNGVYEGKTKFIKKTVRGGQLINYPGNIVIIGDINNGAEVHAGGNIVVLGTIKGKVHAGASGNKKAIISAFSLQPEILQIEDIITISPEESSKPLYPEIAKIKDDTIVVEPYLPNKYIY, from the coding sequence ATTATGGATGACAGGATTCAAATAAGAGGTAATAAAGAAGGTATCAATGCCATAATAGAGATGGAGAAGTTTAGTAACTTTAACGAAATGTTAGACTTATTAATTGATAAGTTAACTGCTGGGAAAAGTTTTTATAAAGGTTCTTCACTTAAAATCACAGCAAACCTTAACAAGGTAAATGAAATTGATATTAAAAAATTAAAAGATACTCTTTTTGAAGAGATTTTAATTAAAGAATGTACCTTTGAGGAATACAAAAAAGATGAAGAAAAAGACAGTAAAATCTTTAATGGTGTATACGAAGGTAAAACAAAATTTATAAAAAAGACAGTAAGAGGCGGGCAACTAATAAATTACCCGGGGAATATTGTCATAATAGGGGATATAAATAATGGGGCAGAGGTACATGCTGGAGGAAATATTGTAGTTTTAGGAACAATAAAGGGGAAAGTACATGCCGGAGCATCTGGGAATAAAAAAGCGATAATTTCAGCTTTTAGTCTTCAACCAGAAATTCTTCAAATAGAAGATATTATTACAATATCACCAGAGGAAAGTTCTAAACCATTATATCCAGAAATTGCGAAGATTAAGGATGATACAATAGTTGTAGAACCTTATTTGCCAAATAAATATATATATTAA
- the mreC gene encoding rod shape-determining protein MreC, producing the protein MKFFKNKLAVTIIVLSVAFLSVIVYTVSSQQKDIVSSGVGSVVSPLQKVVYKINDKIKGSLGFVFNFSKVKQENEDLANKNIELENKLLEYDKLKDENERLREVLNFKNSKNNYDYLGCEIIGYSGGNFTDGYIIDKGEDQGLKKGMVVIANKGLVGQVTSTGSNWAIVESLINENIAVSVMVNSTRETTGILKGYRDHNNQNLTQVTNLPMDSAIKEGDVILTLGLGQIYPKEVRIGEVISVETDNVKVMKSAIVKPYVDFNKLEELFVVVPKETREIKYKN; encoded by the coding sequence ATGAAGTTTTTCAAAAACAAACTGGCAGTTACTATAATAGTGCTGTCAGTTGCCTTTTTAAGCGTAATTGTATATACAGTTAGTAGTCAACAAAAAGATATAGTATCTAGTGGCGTAGGTAGTGTGGTTAGTCCTTTGCAAAAGGTAGTCTATAAAATTAATGACAAAATAAAAGGTAGTTTGGGTTTTGTTTTTAATTTTTCAAAAGTTAAACAGGAAAATGAAGATTTAGCTAACAAAAACATAGAGCTTGAAAACAAACTACTAGAATATGATAAATTAAAAGACGAAAATGAAAGATTAAGAGAAGTTTTAAACTTTAAAAACTCTAAAAATAATTATGATTATTTAGGTTGTGAAATAATAGGATACAGTGGCGGAAATTTCACAGATGGATACATAATTGATAAGGGGGAAGACCAAGGTTTAAAAAAAGGAATGGTAGTGATTGCTAACAAAGGATTAGTTGGTCAAGTTACATCTACAGGCTCTAATTGGGCAATTGTAGAAAGTCTGATTAATGAGAATATAGCAGTTTCTGTAATGGTAAATAGTACAAGAGAAACTACTGGTATCTTAAAAGGATATAGAGATCATAATAATCAAAATCTAACTCAAGTAACAAACCTTCCAATGGATTCAGCTATAAAAGAAGGAGATGTAATATTAACATTGGGGTTAGGACAAATATATCCAAAAGAAGTTAGAATTGGGGAAGTAATATCAGTAGAAACTGATAATGTTAAAGTAATGAAAAGTGCTATAGTAAAACCATATGTAGATTTTAATAAACTTGAAGAATTATTTGTAGTTGTTCCAAAGGAAACAAGAGAAATAAAATACAAGAATTAA
- the minE gene encoding cell division topological specificity factor MinE: MDFFKKFSNKPTPKEVAKDRLKLILIHDRGDLSQETLEKIRTEILGVLSKYIEIEAEDVEIAVSKPETIEGNNPALIANIPIKNIKGR; encoded by the coding sequence GTGGATTTTTTCAAGAAATTTTCTAATAAACCAACTCCAAAAGAAGTTGCCAAAGATAGATTAAAATTAATACTAATACATGATAGAGGAGATTTATCACAAGAAACATTAGAAAAGATAAGAACGGAAATATTGGGAGTACTATCTAAATATATAGAAATAGAGGCTGAAGATGTTGAAATTGCAGTAAGTAAGCCTGAGACGATAGAAGGAAATAACCCAGCGTTAATTGCTAATATTCCTATAAAAAACATAAAGGGAAGATAG
- a CDS encoding rod shape-determining protein, whose translation MGFFSSNKDMGIDLGTANTLVFVKGKGIVLSEPSVVAINSATRKPLAVGAEAKLMIGRTPGNIVAIRPLKDGVIADFDVAQTMLKKLIEKVISKSAFTSPRIIVCYPSGVTEVERRAIEEATKNAGARDVVLMEEPMAAAIGAGLPVGEPTGSMIVDIGGGTTEVAIISLGGIVTSKSLRVAGDELDQSIIAYIKKEFNLMIGERTAEQVKMELGSAYKIDDEVKTMDIKGRDMVTGLPKIVTVSEDQIREALKEPVYAIIESIKTTLEKTPPELAADIMEKGIMLAGGGALLKGLDMLINHETNMPVHIAETPLDCVVLGAGKALDNFDELSKTQRGQ comes from the coding sequence ATGGGATTTTTCAGTAGTAATAAAGACATGGGAATAGATTTAGGAACAGCAAATACGCTTGTATTTGTAAAAGGTAAGGGAATCGTATTAAGTGAACCTTCAGTTGTAGCAATAAATAGTGCAACTAGAAAACCTCTAGCTGTCGGAGCAGAAGCAAAGTTAATGATTGGTAGAACACCAGGAAATATAGTGGCAATAAGACCATTAAAAGATGGGGTTATAGCTGATTTTGACGTTGCACAAACAATGTTAAAGAAGTTAATAGAAAAAGTAATAAGCAAGAGTGCTTTTACAAGCCCAAGAATAATTGTGTGTTACCCATCAGGAGTTACAGAAGTTGAAAGAAGAGCAATCGAAGAAGCAACTAAAAATGCAGGAGCAAGAGACGTAGTTCTTATGGAAGAGCCAATGGCAGCTGCAATTGGTGCTGGACTTCCAGTAGGAGAACCAACAGGAAGTATGATAGTTGATATCGGTGGAGGTACAACAGAAGTTGCTATTATTTCATTAGGTGGAATAGTTACAAGCAAATCATTAAGAGTTGCTGGAGATGAATTAGATCAATCAATAATAGCATATATCAAAAAAGAATTTAATTTAATGATCGGTGAAAGAACTGCAGAACAAGTTAAAATGGAATTAGGTTCAGCATATAAGATAGATGATGAAGTTAAGACTATGGATATAAAAGGAAGAGATATGGTAACAGGATTACCTAAGATAGTAACAGTTTCAGAAGATCAAATAAGAGAAGCGTTAAAAGAACCTGTTTATGCTATTATAGAATCTATAAAAACAACTTTAGAAAAAACACCACCAGAATTAGCAGCGGATATAATGGAAAAAGGAATAATGCTAGCTGGTGGAGGAGCTTTATTAAAAGGACTAGATATGCTTATTAACCACGAAACAAATATGCCTGTTCATATAGCAGAAACACCACTTGATTGTGTTGTATTAGGAGCAGGAAAAGCCCTAGATAATTTTGATGAATTAAGCAAAACTCAAAGAGGGCAATAA